The following are encoded in a window of Athene noctua chromosome 29, bAthNoc1.hap1.1, whole genome shotgun sequence genomic DNA:
- the TARS2 gene encoding threonine--tRNA ligase, mitochondrial isoform X5, with protein MAGVAAMPCSCTGGRLLFAGASRLHRVSGPDPRLAERLRLFQQLRAAQEQRDGAGAGAGGGRPSPGTAISIALPGGRRLPGRALQTTPSQLAAQLGGGLAEVALVARVNGTLQDLDRPLESDADLELLGFSAPEGREPLCVPPCPPHRRVPPPQAFWRSSAFVLGAVAEQFYGATLCSARATEDGFFCDLHMGDRTVQRDELPALEDACAAFARARHRFERLEATRQQLAELFKHNRFQLQQIEEEVTSPTATVYRCGPLLRLCPGPLLPHTGLVSALRVLSSSAAFWREPGGGRRALQRVAAVAFPSADALAAWQRAQDEAALRDHRRIGREQELFFFHKLSPGSCFFLPRGAHVYNTLIEFIRSEYRARGFWEVVTPNVFSPRLWELSGHWQHYSPHMFSFAAGTETLSLKPMNCPAHCLMFAHRPRSWRELPLRLADFGVLHRNEPPGSLTGLTRVRRFQQDDAHIFCTLEQLEGEIDACLDFVRTVYAVLGFSFRLALATRPPGFLGDPETWDRAEQQLERSLRTFGQPWELSPGDGAFYGPKIDIRIRDALGRQHQCGTIQLDFQMPERFELEYASATGGAARPVLIHRAVLGSVERMVAVLAESCGGRWPLWLSPLQAIVIPQAPEVEDYAREVQAMLRGGGIMADLDGDLGATLARKIRRAQLAHYNFQLVVGRRERERGTVSVRTRDNRQLGERDLRRALQRLRDLRDARVPDAEEQF; from the exons ATGGCGGGGGTTGCCGCCATGCCGTGCTCCTGCACCGGGGGGCGGCTACTCTTCGCGGGAGCCTCGCGCCTGCACCGG GTCTCGGGGCCCGATCCCCGCCTCGCCGAGCGCCTCcgcctcttccagcagctgcgGGCGGCGCAGGAGCAGCGGGatggagccggggccggggccggcggcggccgcccctccccggggACCGCCATCAGCATCGCCCTGCCCGGGGGGCGCCGCCTGCCCGGCCGGGCCCTGCAGACCACCCCCTCCCAGCTGGCCGCGCAGCTGGG ggggggcctggcggAGGTGGCGCTGGTGGCCCGGGTGAACGGAACCCTCCAGGACCTCGACCGGCCCCTGGAGAGCGACGCAGACCTGGAGCTCCTCGGCTTCTCGGCGCCGGAGGGACGGGAG cctctgtgtgtccccccgtgtcccccccatcgccgtgtcccccccccccaggctttCTGGCGATCCAGCGCCTTCGTCCTGGGGGCGGTGGCCGAGCAGTTTTACGGGGCCACTCTCTGCAGCGCCCGGGCCACCGAGGACGGTTTTTTCTGTGACCTTCACATGGGGGACAG GACGGTGCAGCGCGACGAGCTGCCGGCGCTGGAGGACGCGTGTGCGGCTTTCGCCCGCGCCAGGCACCGCTTCGAGCGCCTCGAGGCCACCCGCCAGCAGCTGGCTGAGCTCTTCAAG CACAACCGCTTCCAGCTGCAGCAGATCGAGGAGGAGGTGACGTCCCCTACGGCCACCGTCTATAG GTGCGGCCCCCTCCTccggctctgccccggccccctcctcccGCACACGGGGCTGGTCTCAGCCCTCCGCGTCCTCTCG AGCTCGGCGGCGTTTTGGCGGGAGCCGGGGGGCGGGCGCCGGGCGCTGCAGCGCGTGGCCGCCGTCGCCTTCCCCAGCGCCGACGCTCTGGCCGCCTGGCAGCGGGCGCAGGACGAGGCGGCGCTGCGGGATCATCGCCGCATCGGGCGG GAGCAGGAGCTTTTCTTCTTCCACAAACTCAGCCCCggcagctgcttcttcctcccccgCGGCGCCCACGTCTACAACACCCTCATCGAATTTATCAGG AGCGAGTACCGGGCGAGGGGTTTCTGGGAGGTTGTGACCCCCAACGTGTTCAGCCCGCGGCTCTGGGAGCTCTCGGGGCACTGGCAGCACTACAGCCCCCACATGTTCTCCTTCGCCGCCGGCACCGAGACCCTCTCCCTCAAGCCCATGAACTGCCCGGCCCACTG CCTGATGTTCGCCCACCGGCCGCGGTCGTGGCGGGAGCTGCCGCTGCGTTTGGCGGATTTCGGGGTCCTGCACCGCAACGAGCCCCCCGGGAGCCTGACGGGGCTGACGCGGGTGCGGCGCTTCCAGCAGGACGACGCCCACATCTTCTGCACGCTGGAGCAG CTGGAGGGGGAGATCGACGCCTGCCTGGACTTCGTGCGGACGGTTTACGCCGTCTTGGGCTTCTCCTTCCGCCTGGCCCTGGCCACCCGCCCCCCCGGATTCCTGGGGGACCCCGAGACCTGGGACCGCGCCGAGCAG cagctggagcgGAGCCTCCGCACCTTCgggcagccctgggagctgaGTCCGGGCGACGGCGCCTTTTACGGCCCCAAG ATCGACATCCGGATCCGGGATGCGCTGGGGCGGCAGCACCAATGCGGCACCATCCAGCTGGATTTTCAAATGCCGGAAAGATTTGAGCTGGAGTATGCcag TGCgacggggggggcggcgcggccggtgcTGATCCACCGGGCGGTGCTGGGCTCCGTCGAGCGCATGGTGGCCGTGCTGGCCGAGAGCTGCGGCGGGCGCtg gccGCTCTGGCTGTCCCCACTGCAGGCGATCGTCATCCCGCAGGCGCCCGAAGTCGAGGACTACGCCCGGGAG GTCCAGGCcatgctgcggggggggggcatCATGGCCGACCTGGACGGGGACCTGGGGGCCACCCTGGCCAGGAAGATCCGCCGGGCCCAGCTCGCCCACTACAACTTCCAGCTGG tggtgggccggcgggagcgggagcgcggCACCGTCAGCGTCCGCACGCGGGACAACCGGCAGCTGGGGGAGCGCGACCTGCGCCGGGCGCTGCAGCGGCTGCGGGACCTGCGGGACGCCCGCGTCCCCGACGCCGAGGAGCAATTCTGA
- the TARS2 gene encoding threonine--tRNA ligase, mitochondrial isoform X3 produces the protein MAGVAAMPCSCTGGRLLFAGASRLHRVSGPDPRLAERLRLFQQLRAAQEQRDGAGAGAGGGRPSPGTAISIALPGGRRLPGRALQTTPSQLAAQLGGGLAEVALVARVNGTLQDLDRPLESDADLELLGFSAPEGREAFWRSSAFVLGAVAEQFYGATLCSARATEDGFFCDLHMGDRTVQRDELPALEDACAAFARARHRFERLEATRQQLAELFKCPPHQHNRFQLQQIEEEVTSPTATVYRCGPLLRLCPGPLLPHTGLVSALRVLSSSAAFWREPGGGRRALQRVAAVAFPSADALAAWQRAQDEAALRDHRRIGREQELFFFHKLSPGSCFFLPRGAHVYNTLIEFIRSEYRARGFWEVVTPNVFSPRLWELSGHWQHYSPHMFSFAAGTETLSLKPMNCPAHCLMFAHRPRSWRELPLRLADFGVLHRNEPPGSLTGLTRVRRFQQDDAHIFCTLEQLEGEIDACLDFVRTVYAVLGFSFRLALATRPPGFLGDPETWDRAEQQLERSLRTFGQPWELSPGDGAFYGPKIDIRIRDALGRQHQCGTIQLDFQMPERFELEYASATGGAARPVLIHRAVLGSVERMVAVLAESCGGRWPLWLSPLQAIVIPQAPEVEDYARELTLWGRSRPCCGGGASWPTWTGTWGPPWPGRSAGPSSPTTTSSWWWAGGSGSAAPSASARGTTGSWGSATCAGRCSGCGTCGTPASPTPRSNSEPPPAKKTHPVTPPPPPQRRSNTH, from the exons ATGGCGGGGGTTGCCGCCATGCCGTGCTCCTGCACCGGGGGGCGGCTACTCTTCGCGGGAGCCTCGCGCCTGCACCGG GTCTCGGGGCCCGATCCCCGCCTCGCCGAGCGCCTCcgcctcttccagcagctgcgGGCGGCGCAGGAGCAGCGGGatggagccggggccggggccggcggcggccgcccctccccggggACCGCCATCAGCATCGCCCTGCCCGGGGGGCGCCGCCTGCCCGGCCGGGCCCTGCAGACCACCCCCTCCCAGCTGGCCGCGCAGCTGGG ggggggcctggcggAGGTGGCGCTGGTGGCCCGGGTGAACGGAACCCTCCAGGACCTCGACCGGCCCCTGGAGAGCGACGCAGACCTGGAGCTCCTCGGCTTCTCGGCGCCGGAGGGACGGGAG gctttCTGGCGATCCAGCGCCTTCGTCCTGGGGGCGGTGGCCGAGCAGTTTTACGGGGCCACTCTCTGCAGCGCCCGGGCCACCGAGGACGGTTTTTTCTGTGACCTTCACATGGGGGACAG GACGGTGCAGCGCGACGAGCTGCCGGCGCTGGAGGACGCGTGTGCGGCTTTCGCCCGCGCCAGGCACCGCTTCGAGCGCCTCGAGGCCACCCGCCAGCAGCTGGCTGAGCTCTTCAAG TGTCCCCCCCACCAGCACAACCGCTTCCAGCTGCAGCAGATCGAGGAGGAGGTGACGTCCCCTACGGCCACCGTCTATAG GTGCGGCCCCCTCCTccggctctgccccggccccctcctcccGCACACGGGGCTGGTCTCAGCCCTCCGCGTCCTCTCG AGCTCGGCGGCGTTTTGGCGGGAGCCGGGGGGCGGGCGCCGGGCGCTGCAGCGCGTGGCCGCCGTCGCCTTCCCCAGCGCCGACGCTCTGGCCGCCTGGCAGCGGGCGCAGGACGAGGCGGCGCTGCGGGATCATCGCCGCATCGGGCGG GAGCAGGAGCTTTTCTTCTTCCACAAACTCAGCCCCggcagctgcttcttcctcccccgCGGCGCCCACGTCTACAACACCCTCATCGAATTTATCAGG AGCGAGTACCGGGCGAGGGGTTTCTGGGAGGTTGTGACCCCCAACGTGTTCAGCCCGCGGCTCTGGGAGCTCTCGGGGCACTGGCAGCACTACAGCCCCCACATGTTCTCCTTCGCCGCCGGCACCGAGACCCTCTCCCTCAAGCCCATGAACTGCCCGGCCCACTG CCTGATGTTCGCCCACCGGCCGCGGTCGTGGCGGGAGCTGCCGCTGCGTTTGGCGGATTTCGGGGTCCTGCACCGCAACGAGCCCCCCGGGAGCCTGACGGGGCTGACGCGGGTGCGGCGCTTCCAGCAGGACGACGCCCACATCTTCTGCACGCTGGAGCAG CTGGAGGGGGAGATCGACGCCTGCCTGGACTTCGTGCGGACGGTTTACGCCGTCTTGGGCTTCTCCTTCCGCCTGGCCCTGGCCACCCGCCCCCCCGGATTCCTGGGGGACCCCGAGACCTGGGACCGCGCCGAGCAG cagctggagcgGAGCCTCCGCACCTTCgggcagccctgggagctgaGTCCGGGCGACGGCGCCTTTTACGGCCCCAAG ATCGACATCCGGATCCGGGATGCGCTGGGGCGGCAGCACCAATGCGGCACCATCCAGCTGGATTTTCAAATGCCGGAAAGATTTGAGCTGGAGTATGCcag TGCgacggggggggcggcgcggccggtgcTGATCCACCGGGCGGTGCTGGGCTCCGTCGAGCGCATGGTGGCCGTGCTGGCCGAGAGCTGCGGCGGGCGCtg gccGCTCTGGCTGTCCCCACTGCAGGCGATCGTCATCCCGCAGGCGCCCGAAGTCGAGGACTACGCCCGGGAG CTGACGCTGTGGGGCAGGTCCAGGCcatgctgcggggggggggcatCATGGCCGACCTGGACGGGGACCTGGGGGCCACCCTGGCCAGGAAGATCCGCCGGGCCCAGCTCGCCCACTACAACTTCCAGCTGG tggtgggccggcgggagcgggagcgcggCACCGTCAGCGTCCGCACGCGGGACAACCGGCAGCTGGGGGAGCGCGACCTGCGCCGGGCGCTGCAGCGGCTGCGGGACCTGCGGGACGCCCGCGTCCCCGACGCCGAGGAGCAATTCTGAGcccccccccgcaaaaaaaacccaccctgtgacacccccgccccccccccaacgcCGCTCCAACACCCATTAA
- the TARS2 gene encoding threonine--tRNA ligase, mitochondrial isoform X1, translated as MAGVAAMPCSCTGGRLLFAGASRLHRVSGPDPRLAERLRLFQQLRAAQEQRDGAGAGAGGGRPSPGTAISIALPGGRRLPGRALQTTPSQLAAQLGGGLAEVALVARVNGTLQDLDRPLESDADLELLGFSAPEGREPLCVPPCPPHRRVPPPQAFWRSSAFVLGAVAEQFYGATLCSARATEDGFFCDLHMGDRTVQRDELPALEDACAAFARARHRFERLEATRQQLAELFKCPPHQHNRFQLQQIEEEVTSPTATVYRCGPLLRLCPGPLLPHTGLVSALRVLSSSAAFWREPGGGRRALQRVAAVAFPSADALAAWQRAQDEAALRDHRRIGREQELFFFHKLSPGSCFFLPRGAHVYNTLIEFIRSEYRARGFWEVVTPNVFSPRLWELSGHWQHYSPHMFSFAAGTETLSLKPMNCPAHCLMFAHRPRSWRELPLRLADFGVLHRNEPPGSLTGLTRVRRFQQDDAHIFCTLEQLEGEIDACLDFVRTVYAVLGFSFRLALATRPPGFLGDPETWDRAEQQLERSLRTFGQPWELSPGDGAFYGPKIDIRIRDALGRQHQCGTIQLDFQMPERFELEYASATGGAARPVLIHRAVLGSVERMVAVLAESCGGRWPLWLSPLQAIVIPQAPEVEDYARELTLWGRSRPCCGGGASWPTWTGTWGPPWPGRSAGPSSPTTTSSWWWAGGSGSAAPSASARGTTGSWGSATCAGRCSGCGTCGTPASPTPRSNSEPPPAKKTHPVTPPPPPQRRSNTH; from the exons ATGGCGGGGGTTGCCGCCATGCCGTGCTCCTGCACCGGGGGGCGGCTACTCTTCGCGGGAGCCTCGCGCCTGCACCGG GTCTCGGGGCCCGATCCCCGCCTCGCCGAGCGCCTCcgcctcttccagcagctgcgGGCGGCGCAGGAGCAGCGGGatggagccggggccggggccggcggcggccgcccctccccggggACCGCCATCAGCATCGCCCTGCCCGGGGGGCGCCGCCTGCCCGGCCGGGCCCTGCAGACCACCCCCTCCCAGCTGGCCGCGCAGCTGGG ggggggcctggcggAGGTGGCGCTGGTGGCCCGGGTGAACGGAACCCTCCAGGACCTCGACCGGCCCCTGGAGAGCGACGCAGACCTGGAGCTCCTCGGCTTCTCGGCGCCGGAGGGACGGGAG cctctgtgtgtccccccgtgtcccccccatcgccgtgtcccccccccccaggctttCTGGCGATCCAGCGCCTTCGTCCTGGGGGCGGTGGCCGAGCAGTTTTACGGGGCCACTCTCTGCAGCGCCCGGGCCACCGAGGACGGTTTTTTCTGTGACCTTCACATGGGGGACAG GACGGTGCAGCGCGACGAGCTGCCGGCGCTGGAGGACGCGTGTGCGGCTTTCGCCCGCGCCAGGCACCGCTTCGAGCGCCTCGAGGCCACCCGCCAGCAGCTGGCTGAGCTCTTCAAG TGTCCCCCCCACCAGCACAACCGCTTCCAGCTGCAGCAGATCGAGGAGGAGGTGACGTCCCCTACGGCCACCGTCTATAG GTGCGGCCCCCTCCTccggctctgccccggccccctcctcccGCACACGGGGCTGGTCTCAGCCCTCCGCGTCCTCTCG AGCTCGGCGGCGTTTTGGCGGGAGCCGGGGGGCGGGCGCCGGGCGCTGCAGCGCGTGGCCGCCGTCGCCTTCCCCAGCGCCGACGCTCTGGCCGCCTGGCAGCGGGCGCAGGACGAGGCGGCGCTGCGGGATCATCGCCGCATCGGGCGG GAGCAGGAGCTTTTCTTCTTCCACAAACTCAGCCCCggcagctgcttcttcctcccccgCGGCGCCCACGTCTACAACACCCTCATCGAATTTATCAGG AGCGAGTACCGGGCGAGGGGTTTCTGGGAGGTTGTGACCCCCAACGTGTTCAGCCCGCGGCTCTGGGAGCTCTCGGGGCACTGGCAGCACTACAGCCCCCACATGTTCTCCTTCGCCGCCGGCACCGAGACCCTCTCCCTCAAGCCCATGAACTGCCCGGCCCACTG CCTGATGTTCGCCCACCGGCCGCGGTCGTGGCGGGAGCTGCCGCTGCGTTTGGCGGATTTCGGGGTCCTGCACCGCAACGAGCCCCCCGGGAGCCTGACGGGGCTGACGCGGGTGCGGCGCTTCCAGCAGGACGACGCCCACATCTTCTGCACGCTGGAGCAG CTGGAGGGGGAGATCGACGCCTGCCTGGACTTCGTGCGGACGGTTTACGCCGTCTTGGGCTTCTCCTTCCGCCTGGCCCTGGCCACCCGCCCCCCCGGATTCCTGGGGGACCCCGAGACCTGGGACCGCGCCGAGCAG cagctggagcgGAGCCTCCGCACCTTCgggcagccctgggagctgaGTCCGGGCGACGGCGCCTTTTACGGCCCCAAG ATCGACATCCGGATCCGGGATGCGCTGGGGCGGCAGCACCAATGCGGCACCATCCAGCTGGATTTTCAAATGCCGGAAAGATTTGAGCTGGAGTATGCcag TGCgacggggggggcggcgcggccggtgcTGATCCACCGGGCGGTGCTGGGCTCCGTCGAGCGCATGGTGGCCGTGCTGGCCGAGAGCTGCGGCGGGCGCtg gccGCTCTGGCTGTCCCCACTGCAGGCGATCGTCATCCCGCAGGCGCCCGAAGTCGAGGACTACGCCCGGGAG CTGACGCTGTGGGGCAGGTCCAGGCcatgctgcggggggggggcatCATGGCCGACCTGGACGGGGACCTGGGGGCCACCCTGGCCAGGAAGATCCGCCGGGCCCAGCTCGCCCACTACAACTTCCAGCTGG tggtgggccggcgggagcgggagcgcggCACCGTCAGCGTCCGCACGCGGGACAACCGGCAGCTGGGGGAGCGCGACCTGCGCCGGGCGCTGCAGCGGCTGCGGGACCTGCGGGACGCCCGCGTCCCCGACGCCGAGGAGCAATTCTGAGcccccccccgcaaaaaaaacccaccctgtgacacccccgccccccccccaacgcCGCTCCAACACCCATTAA
- the TARS2 gene encoding threonine--tRNA ligase, mitochondrial isoform X2 has product MAGVAAMPCSCTGGRLLFAGASRLHRVSGPDPRLAERLRLFQQLRAAQEQRDGAGAGAGGGRPSPGTAISIALPGGRRLPGRALQTTPSQLAAQLGGGLAEVALVARVNGTLQDLDRPLESDADLELLGFSAPEGREPLCVPPCPPHRRVPPPQAFWRSSAFVLGAVAEQFYGATLCSARATEDGFFCDLHMGDRTVQRDELPALEDACAAFARARHRFERLEATRQQLAELFKHNRFQLQQIEEEVTSPTATVYRCGPLLRLCPGPLLPHTGLVSALRVLSSSAAFWREPGGGRRALQRVAAVAFPSADALAAWQRAQDEAALRDHRRIGREQELFFFHKLSPGSCFFLPRGAHVYNTLIEFIRSEYRARGFWEVVTPNVFSPRLWELSGHWQHYSPHMFSFAAGTETLSLKPMNCPAHCLMFAHRPRSWRELPLRLADFGVLHRNEPPGSLTGLTRVRRFQQDDAHIFCTLEQLEGEIDACLDFVRTVYAVLGFSFRLALATRPPGFLGDPETWDRAEQQLERSLRTFGQPWELSPGDGAFYGPKIDIRIRDALGRQHQCGTIQLDFQMPERFELEYASATGGAARPVLIHRAVLGSVERMVAVLAESCGGRWPLWLSPLQAIVIPQAPEVEDYARELTLWGRSRPCCGGGASWPTWTGTWGPPWPGRSAGPSSPTTTSSWWWAGGSGSAAPSASARGTTGSWGSATCAGRCSGCGTCGTPASPTPRSNSEPPPAKKTHPVTPPPPPQRRSNTH; this is encoded by the exons ATGGCGGGGGTTGCCGCCATGCCGTGCTCCTGCACCGGGGGGCGGCTACTCTTCGCGGGAGCCTCGCGCCTGCACCGG GTCTCGGGGCCCGATCCCCGCCTCGCCGAGCGCCTCcgcctcttccagcagctgcgGGCGGCGCAGGAGCAGCGGGatggagccggggccggggccggcggcggccgcccctccccggggACCGCCATCAGCATCGCCCTGCCCGGGGGGCGCCGCCTGCCCGGCCGGGCCCTGCAGACCACCCCCTCCCAGCTGGCCGCGCAGCTGGG ggggggcctggcggAGGTGGCGCTGGTGGCCCGGGTGAACGGAACCCTCCAGGACCTCGACCGGCCCCTGGAGAGCGACGCAGACCTGGAGCTCCTCGGCTTCTCGGCGCCGGAGGGACGGGAG cctctgtgtgtccccccgtgtcccccccatcgccgtgtcccccccccccaggctttCTGGCGATCCAGCGCCTTCGTCCTGGGGGCGGTGGCCGAGCAGTTTTACGGGGCCACTCTCTGCAGCGCCCGGGCCACCGAGGACGGTTTTTTCTGTGACCTTCACATGGGGGACAG GACGGTGCAGCGCGACGAGCTGCCGGCGCTGGAGGACGCGTGTGCGGCTTTCGCCCGCGCCAGGCACCGCTTCGAGCGCCTCGAGGCCACCCGCCAGCAGCTGGCTGAGCTCTTCAAG CACAACCGCTTCCAGCTGCAGCAGATCGAGGAGGAGGTGACGTCCCCTACGGCCACCGTCTATAG GTGCGGCCCCCTCCTccggctctgccccggccccctcctcccGCACACGGGGCTGGTCTCAGCCCTCCGCGTCCTCTCG AGCTCGGCGGCGTTTTGGCGGGAGCCGGGGGGCGGGCGCCGGGCGCTGCAGCGCGTGGCCGCCGTCGCCTTCCCCAGCGCCGACGCTCTGGCCGCCTGGCAGCGGGCGCAGGACGAGGCGGCGCTGCGGGATCATCGCCGCATCGGGCGG GAGCAGGAGCTTTTCTTCTTCCACAAACTCAGCCCCggcagctgcttcttcctcccccgCGGCGCCCACGTCTACAACACCCTCATCGAATTTATCAGG AGCGAGTACCGGGCGAGGGGTTTCTGGGAGGTTGTGACCCCCAACGTGTTCAGCCCGCGGCTCTGGGAGCTCTCGGGGCACTGGCAGCACTACAGCCCCCACATGTTCTCCTTCGCCGCCGGCACCGAGACCCTCTCCCTCAAGCCCATGAACTGCCCGGCCCACTG CCTGATGTTCGCCCACCGGCCGCGGTCGTGGCGGGAGCTGCCGCTGCGTTTGGCGGATTTCGGGGTCCTGCACCGCAACGAGCCCCCCGGGAGCCTGACGGGGCTGACGCGGGTGCGGCGCTTCCAGCAGGACGACGCCCACATCTTCTGCACGCTGGAGCAG CTGGAGGGGGAGATCGACGCCTGCCTGGACTTCGTGCGGACGGTTTACGCCGTCTTGGGCTTCTCCTTCCGCCTGGCCCTGGCCACCCGCCCCCCCGGATTCCTGGGGGACCCCGAGACCTGGGACCGCGCCGAGCAG cagctggagcgGAGCCTCCGCACCTTCgggcagccctgggagctgaGTCCGGGCGACGGCGCCTTTTACGGCCCCAAG ATCGACATCCGGATCCGGGATGCGCTGGGGCGGCAGCACCAATGCGGCACCATCCAGCTGGATTTTCAAATGCCGGAAAGATTTGAGCTGGAGTATGCcag TGCgacggggggggcggcgcggccggtgcTGATCCACCGGGCGGTGCTGGGCTCCGTCGAGCGCATGGTGGCCGTGCTGGCCGAGAGCTGCGGCGGGCGCtg gccGCTCTGGCTGTCCCCACTGCAGGCGATCGTCATCCCGCAGGCGCCCGAAGTCGAGGACTACGCCCGGGAG CTGACGCTGTGGGGCAGGTCCAGGCcatgctgcggggggggggcatCATGGCCGACCTGGACGGGGACCTGGGGGCCACCCTGGCCAGGAAGATCCGCCGGGCCCAGCTCGCCCACTACAACTTCCAGCTGG tggtgggccggcgggagcgggagcgcggCACCGTCAGCGTCCGCACGCGGGACAACCGGCAGCTGGGGGAGCGCGACCTGCGCCGGGCGCTGCAGCGGCTGCGGGACCTGCGGGACGCCCGCGTCCCCGACGCCGAGGAGCAATTCTGAGcccccccccgcaaaaaaaacccaccctgtgacacccccgccccccccccaacgcCGCTCCAACACCCATTAA